In Marinobacter sp. LQ44, the following are encoded in one genomic region:
- a CDS encoding YeeE/YedE family protein, whose amino-acid sequence MGNLFANHLSAVLWAGALLGVVYGMIAQWSRFCLLRGLFNRWQQNDSRRLRAFALAMAVALVSSQWLAWQAGINLTRTPYHPTSLPVVALIVGGLLFGYGMALANACGARSLVLLGTGNLRSLLVLLVLGIAAYMTMSGVLAEFRLWMEDLYRPTLPATDLTLVTAPLGLDTETGRLVLAGLLSLALTAWALSSQAFRTSPRDWLGGLLIGLLVAAGWWITGVLGADDFDPVRLASLTFVAPVGDSLQYLMLSTGTSLRFGVTVVAGIVAGSLLVSLLTREFAWQSFTSPGHNGRAIVGGFLMGVGGIMSIGCTLGQGLSGFSTLAISSFLALAGIVAGSRLALRFSGGSSAGR is encoded by the coding sequence ATGGGTAACCTGTTTGCAAACCACCTGAGCGCCGTGCTCTGGGCCGGCGCCCTGCTCGGCGTAGTGTACGGCATGATCGCCCAGTGGAGCCGGTTCTGCCTGTTGCGGGGCCTGTTTAATCGCTGGCAGCAGAACGACAGCCGCCGGCTAAGGGCCTTCGCCCTGGCCATGGCGGTCGCGCTGGTCAGCAGCCAGTGGCTGGCCTGGCAGGCGGGTATCAATCTCACCCGCACACCTTACCACCCGACCAGTTTACCAGTGGTCGCGCTGATTGTTGGCGGCCTGCTGTTTGGCTATGGCATGGCCCTGGCCAACGCCTGTGGCGCCCGCTCGCTGGTGTTGCTGGGCACCGGCAATCTGCGCTCGTTACTGGTGCTGCTGGTGCTTGGCATTGCTGCCTATATGACCATGTCCGGCGTGCTGGCTGAATTCCGGTTATGGATGGAAGATCTGTACCGCCCTACCCTTCCTGCCACCGATCTAACCCTTGTGACGGCGCCCCTGGGGCTCGACACAGAGACCGGTCGCCTGGTTCTGGCGGGCCTGCTTTCTCTGGCGCTGACTGCCTGGGCACTGTCTTCCCAGGCATTCCGGACCTCGCCCCGGGACTGGCTGGGCGGGCTGCTGATCGGGCTTCTGGTGGCTGCAGGCTGGTGGATCACCGGGGTGCTGGGCGCAGACGACTTTGACCCGGTTCGGCTGGCGTCTCTCACCTTTGTCGCACCGGTGGGCGACAGCCTTCAGTACCTGATGCTCTCCACCGGCACCTCTCTGCGCTTCGGGGTTACCGTGGTAGCGGGCATTGTAGCGGGCAGTCTTCTGGTGTCGCTGCTCACCCGGGAGTTTGCCTGGCAAAGCTTCACCAGCCCAGGCCACAATGGCCGTGCCATCGTCGGCGGATTCCTGATGGGCGTGGGCGGCATCATGTCGATAGGCTGCACACTGGGGCAGGGGCTCAGTGGCTTTTCCACCCTGGCAATTTCCAGTTTTCTGGCCCTTGCCGGTATAGTAGCAGGCTCACGCCTGGCGCTTCGTTTCAGTGGCGGCAGTTCTGCCGGCCGCTAA
- a CDS encoding FCSD flavin-binding domain-containing protein: protein MTKSNIKNQGLNSSRRDLLKLMGAASALPLLGACSSLGGPSRKDLSARVVVVGGGFGGATAAKYLKRNAPDLDVTLIEPNKVFYTCPFSNLVLAGMRTMDSISHNYNELRELGVRVVHTTAQDVDPVSRTVSLGDGSSIRYEKLLLSPGIDIRWNAIEGYDQAAAEQAPHAWKAGDQTRLLRRQIEAMDDGGVFVLTAPANPFRCPPGPYERASLVAHYLSQHKPRSKVLILDAKDNFSKQGLFMQGWKDVHGDRIEWVGLSGDGKVTRVDAGKREVETEFGTIHKASVLNVVPPQKAGFIADRAGVTNESGWVPVDPVTFESTQVKDIYVVGDATIAAPMPKSGFAANAQGKVAAAAIIAALEGQRPLEPSWANTCYSLINPEYGISVAAVYRIQEGLIHESSGGVSPSDANATFRKLEADYASGWYSAITQDTWGTRR, encoded by the coding sequence ATGACCAAATCAAACATCAAGAATCAGGGCCTGAACTCGTCCCGTCGTGATCTGCTCAAGTTGATGGGCGCGGCCTCTGCCCTGCCTCTGCTGGGCGCCTGCAGCAGCCTTGGCGGGCCAAGCCGTAAAGACCTGTCGGCACGGGTTGTGGTGGTGGGCGGCGGCTTTGGTGGCGCCACCGCCGCCAAGTACCTGAAGCGCAACGCACCGGATCTGGACGTCACTCTGATTGAACCCAACAAGGTGTTCTACACCTGCCCGTTCTCGAACCTGGTACTGGCGGGCATGCGCACCATGGACAGCATCAGCCACAACTACAACGAGCTGCGTGAGCTGGGTGTCCGGGTCGTTCACACCACGGCCCAGGACGTTGACCCGGTGTCCCGCACGGTCAGCCTTGGCGATGGCAGCAGCATCCGTTATGAGAAACTGCTGTTGTCTCCGGGCATTGATATTCGCTGGAACGCCATCGAAGGTTATGACCAGGCCGCGGCAGAACAGGCGCCCCATGCCTGGAAGGCCGGCGACCAGACCCGACTCCTGCGCCGCCAGATCGAAGCCATGGACGACGGCGGGGTGTTCGTTTTGACGGCGCCCGCCAATCCGTTCCGGTGCCCGCCCGGGCCCTATGAACGGGCCAGCCTGGTGGCCCATTACCTGAGCCAGCACAAACCGCGCTCAAAGGTGCTGATCCTGGACGCCAAGGACAACTTCTCCAAGCAGGGCCTGTTCATGCAGGGCTGGAAAGACGTGCACGGCGACCGAATTGAGTGGGTCGGGCTGTCTGGCGACGGCAAGGTAACTCGCGTTGATGCCGGCAAGCGGGAAGTGGAAACCGAATTCGGCACCATCCACAAGGCCTCGGTGCTGAACGTGGTGCCGCCCCAGAAGGCCGGCTTTATTGCTGACCGGGCGGGCGTAACCAATGAGTCCGGCTGGGTGCCGGTGGACCCGGTTACTTTCGAGTCCACCCAGGTAAAAGACATCTACGTGGTGGGCGACGCCACCATTGCCGCGCCGATGCCGAAGTCCGGCTTTGCCGCCAACGCCCAGGGCAAGGTGGCCGCGGCGGCCATTATTGCCGCCCTGGAAGGGCAGCGGCCGCTGGAGCCGTCCTGGGCCAACACCTGTTACAGCCTGATCAACCCGGAATACGGCATTTCCGTGGCTGCGGTGTACCGGATTCAGGAAGGCCTGATTCACGAGTCCTCCGGCGGTGTCAGCCCCAGCGATGCCAATGCCACCTTCCGCAAACTGGAAGCCGATTACGCGTCGGGCTGGTACAGCGCCATCACCCAGGACACTTGGGGCACGCGCCGCTAG
- a CDS encoding c-type cytochrome, producing the protein MKTRFALTFALLLPALPALADDQANAAQTALLAASCANCHGTDGKLAGVIPAIANRPATALENQLMEFKHSDSTRATVMPRIAKGYSDDELKALAQYFSRIGSAQQR; encoded by the coding sequence ATGAAAACAAGATTCGCTCTGACCTTTGCCTTGCTGCTGCCGGCCTTGCCGGCGCTGGCTGACGACCAGGCAAATGCCGCGCAAACCGCGCTGCTCGCCGCGTCCTGCGCCAACTGCCATGGCACCGATGGCAAGCTGGCCGGTGTTATCCCGGCAATCGCCAACCGGCCCGCCACAGCGCTTGAAAACCAGTTGATGGAGTTCAAGCACAGTGACTCCACCCGGGCCACCGTCATGCCGCGGATTGCCAAGGGCTATTCCGATGACGAGCTGAAAGCCCTGGCCCAGTATTTCTCGCGCATCGGCTCCGCCCAGCAGCGCTGA
- a CDS encoding response regulator transcription factor, whose product MSSGTQSRPRILIVEDDQTLSDQLSGLLTSKGYQVQQCFEGDQALLDALSLRLDLILLDVLLPRMNGFDVLERLRKTRQTPVMMLTACGAEEERILGYQQGADDYLPKPFSFTELLLRIEALLRRTLKAGDQRADPTELVVGNLTLNRASLSVVCNGEVICLTPIQFRLLWMLVLHQSETLSKPYLYQVVLEKEFSRYDRSLDMHLSRVRRKLVEAGMAADRLQTVHGRGYCFL is encoded by the coding sequence ATGTCCTCTGGTACCCAGTCCCGCCCAAGAATCCTGATTGTTGAAGACGACCAGACCCTGAGCGATCAGCTATCAGGGCTGCTGACCAGCAAGGGGTATCAGGTTCAACAGTGCTTTGAGGGCGACCAGGCCCTGCTTGACGCGCTCAGCCTGCGGCTGGACCTGATCCTGCTGGATGTGTTGTTGCCCAGGATGAACGGGTTTGATGTCCTGGAGCGCCTGCGAAAGACCCGCCAGACGCCGGTCATGATGTTGACCGCCTGTGGCGCCGAGGAGGAGCGTATCCTGGGTTACCAACAGGGTGCGGACGATTATCTGCCCAAGCCGTTCAGCTTTACCGAATTGCTGCTCAGGATCGAAGCACTGCTCCGGCGCACCCTCAAGGCAGGCGACCAGCGTGCCGACCCCACGGAACTGGTGGTTGGTAATCTGACGCTCAATCGCGCAAGTCTGTCGGTGGTTTGCAACGGCGAGGTAATTTGCCTGACGCCCATCCAGTTTCGACTGCTTTGGATGCTGGTCCTGCACCAGTCGGAGACTCTCAGCAAACCCTACCTGTACCAGGTGGTGCTGGAAAAGGAGTTCAGCCGTTATGACCGGAGTCTGGATATGCATTTGAGCCGGGTGCGCCGCAAGCTGGTTGAGGCCGGCATGGCGGCTGACCGCCTGCAGACTGTCCATGGCCGGGGGTACTGTTTTCTGTGA
- a CDS encoding sensor histidine kinase, producing MSRKLWWRLCGTLALGTLVLVWVISFLGDTTEQQMSFIAKHHQDTLKQWGRTAERLYLSGDEQALADWLENLQVQEDTWAAVVQPLAGSELSGQFMEGFRLGRNVEWKIHLYFADNPIMDMTFADGHTHFLITLPQRMRPGTYLPEMKLFLKVALPLVVLLVLSLVIYRHVMNPIRQLELATRQFSEGNLGTRVRALLGNRNDELTALADTFDRMAERIGDLILSQRRLIADLSHELRTPLTRIDMAVSCVEEGIDTHHFLPRIRRECDLMRALVEDTLTLAWLENEQPDLGNEYLNLTDLVDTIVEDARYENPSRRIVAELPDQAMLAGSSHRAIAQAVENVVRNACHYTPAEGCIRIVLEPQDNGYRLSVSDQGPGVPAEQLDLIFKPFFRASRTGQSGPGGHGLGLSLARRQVEAIGGWIQARNRPGRGLQMDLWFPASRL from the coding sequence GTGAGCCGCAAACTCTGGTGGCGCCTTTGCGGCACCCTGGCCCTGGGTACGCTGGTGCTGGTCTGGGTGATCTCCTTTCTGGGGGACACCACCGAACAGCAGATGAGCTTTATCGCCAAGCACCATCAGGACACTCTGAAGCAATGGGGGCGAACGGCCGAGCGACTATACCTATCCGGCGATGAACAGGCGCTGGCAGACTGGCTGGAAAACCTTCAGGTGCAGGAGGATACCTGGGCGGCGGTGGTGCAGCCGCTGGCTGGAAGTGAGTTGTCCGGGCAGTTTATGGAAGGCTTTCGTCTTGGCCGGAACGTAGAGTGGAAAATCCATCTCTACTTCGCGGACAACCCGATCATGGACATGACCTTTGCCGATGGCCACACCCATTTTCTGATTACCCTGCCGCAACGGATGCGCCCGGGCACCTACCTGCCGGAGATGAAGCTGTTCCTGAAAGTGGCCTTGCCGTTGGTGGTACTGTTGGTGCTGTCGCTGGTCATTTACCGGCATGTGATGAATCCCATCCGTCAATTGGAACTGGCTACCCGTCAGTTCAGTGAAGGTAACCTGGGAACCCGGGTGCGTGCCCTGCTGGGTAATCGCAATGATGAACTCACCGCTCTGGCGGATACCTTTGACCGCATGGCGGAGCGTATTGGCGATCTGATCCTGTCCCAGCGCCGTCTGATTGCTGACCTCTCTCACGAGTTGCGAACCCCGCTGACCCGGATCGATATGGCCGTCAGTTGCGTTGAGGAAGGCATTGATACTCACCATTTCCTGCCGCGTATCCGGCGGGAGTGTGATCTGATGCGGGCGTTGGTGGAAGATACCCTGACGCTGGCCTGGCTCGAGAACGAACAGCCGGACCTGGGCAACGAATACCTGAACCTGACCGACCTTGTGGACACCATCGTTGAGGATGCCCGTTACGAGAACCCCAGCCGCAGGATTGTGGCCGAATTGCCCGATCAGGCCATGCTGGCGGGGAGCAGTCACCGGGCCATAGCCCAGGCGGTTGAGAATGTCGTGCGTAATGCCTGTCACTACACCCCGGCGGAGGGCTGTATCCGGATCGTGCTGGAGCCCCAGGACAACGGATACCGGCTGTCGGTCAGCGACCAGGGGCCGGGCGTGCCGGCCGAGCAGCTTGATCTGATCTTCAAGCCATTCTTTCGGGCCTCCCGCACCGGTCAGTCCGGGCCAGGCGGGCATGGACTGGGGCTATCCCTGGCTCGTCGTCAGGTTGAGGCCATTGGTGGCTGGATTCAGGCCCGGAATCGGCCCGGCCGGGGACTTCAAATGGATCTGTGGTTTCCTGCGTCACGTTTGTAA
- a CDS encoding TonB-dependent receptor domain-containing protein, which yields MANLGTESRVGGFRRNALWLALAASPLAHADPVSLEPIQVTAEREAASDIVIDRQNLDRYQADDLNDVFAGRPDVNVGGSNSIAQKVYVRGFEDPLLNVSVDGATQAGALFHHSGRLSVEPELLKQVEVNAGAGRATDGAGALGGSIRFVTRDPEDLLRPGENAGALVKLGSFSNTDGYKASGTAFGRLSDNWSTLVSVSQSDHEPFKDGNGERVAGSDARQQLGFAKLVGQLPADQTLKLSHEVRTDKGERPQRPQWIVSGFNRLYDLDGRRDTTTLNYGFAPSGNALVDLEATVYHTESDIEQNVEDRWGRYFGFSKNTGGDLRNTSRFGEHSLTYGVDYREDKVNAGYEDDKKAEQQTGEVLGIYLQGDVWLTSRLLFSAGARYDDYRLKDNNDQRFSEDEVSPNANLAWEVVDGLTLKAGYAEAFRGPTTQDSFKLEGSENDPDLKGEKARNTEVGFDYRYDRFRLSAEVYRSEIKDAIADPLLPFRESIYKNIGDLESDGYLISTGYQWQALSAGLSFHSNDAEVDGQPLTVYEHNLLGNTMGDTWIADLAYRWDRNLEFGWQGRFVRGIDGLETSVGTIDKPGYGVHDVFVHWLPTGSENLRLTLTVKNVGDKQYLDHASNADYQHIEDYEGIVGMPEPGRDIRLGLAMRF from the coding sequence ATGGCAAATCTAGGAACTGAATCCCGAGTGGGTGGTTTTCGTCGCAACGCCTTATGGCTTGCCCTGGCCGCATCCCCCCTGGCCCATGCAGACCCGGTGTCCCTTGAGCCGATACAGGTGACCGCTGAACGGGAAGCTGCCAGCGATATCGTCATTGACCGGCAGAACCTGGATCGTTACCAGGCGGATGATCTGAACGACGTGTTTGCCGGCCGCCCGGATGTCAATGTGGGGGGTTCGAACAGCATTGCCCAGAAAGTCTATGTGCGGGGCTTTGAAGATCCCCTGCTGAACGTGTCAGTGGATGGCGCCACCCAGGCCGGGGCGCTGTTTCATCACTCCGGCCGTCTGTCGGTGGAACCTGAGCTGCTCAAACAGGTTGAGGTCAACGCCGGGGCCGGTCGGGCCACGGATGGCGCCGGTGCCCTGGGTGGTTCAATCCGTTTCGTGACCCGGGATCCGGAAGACCTGTTGCGACCGGGAGAAAACGCTGGTGCCCTGGTCAAGCTGGGTTCTTTCTCCAACACCGACGGCTACAAGGCAAGCGGCACAGCCTTTGGCCGGCTGAGCGATAACTGGAGCACCCTGGTGTCTGTCAGCCAGAGTGATCACGAGCCCTTCAAGGATGGGAACGGTGAGCGTGTTGCCGGCAGCGATGCCCGTCAACAGCTTGGCTTTGCCAAACTGGTGGGCCAGTTGCCGGCCGATCAGACCCTGAAACTCAGTCACGAAGTCCGCACCGACAAGGGAGAACGGCCCCAGCGCCCACAGTGGATCGTCAGTGGTTTCAATCGCCTGTACGACCTTGATGGCCGCCGGGATACCACCACTCTGAATTACGGATTCGCACCCTCCGGCAATGCCCTGGTGGATCTGGAAGCAACCGTTTACCACACCGAGTCCGACATCGAGCAGAACGTTGAGGACCGCTGGGGTCGCTACTTCGGGTTCAGCAAGAACACCGGCGGCGACCTCCGCAATACCAGCCGTTTCGGCGAGCACAGCCTCACCTACGGCGTGGACTACCGGGAAGACAAGGTCAACGCCGGCTACGAGGACGACAAGAAAGCCGAACAGCAGACCGGTGAAGTGCTGGGTATCTACCTCCAGGGTGATGTATGGCTCACCAGCCGTCTGCTGTTCAGTGCCGGTGCCCGCTATGATGACTACCGGCTCAAGGACAACAATGACCAGCGCTTCAGTGAGGACGAGGTCAGTCCGAACGCCAACCTGGCCTGGGAGGTGGTCGACGGTTTGACGCTGAAGGCCGGCTATGCCGAGGCATTTCGTGGGCCCACCACCCAGGACTCCTTCAAACTGGAAGGCTCGGAAAACGATCCCGACCTGAAGGGGGAAAAGGCCCGCAATACCGAAGTCGGTTTCGACTACCGCTATGACCGCTTCCGCCTGTCTGCGGAGGTGTACCGTTCCGAGATCAAGGATGCGATTGCCGACCCGCTGCTGCCTTTCCGGGAGTCCATCTACAAGAACATCGGTGACCTGGAGTCCGATGGTTACCTGATTTCAACCGGTTACCAGTGGCAGGCGCTGTCCGCCGGGCTCAGTTTCCACAGCAACGATGCCGAAGTGGATGGCCAGCCGTTGACCGTTTACGAGCATAACCTGCTTGGCAACACCATGGGCGACACCTGGATTGCTGATCTGGCCTACCGCTGGGACCGCAACCTGGAGTTCGGCTGGCAGGGCCGGTTCGTCAGGGGTATTGATGGCCTGGAAACCTCTGTGGGTACCATCGACAAGCCCGGCTACGGCGTACACGACGTGTTTGTCCATTGGCTGCCCACCGGCAGTGAAAACCTGAGACTGACCCTCACGGTCAAGAACGTCGGTGACAAGCAGTACCTGGATCATGCCAGTAACGCCGATTACCAGCATATCGAGGACTACGAAGGCATTGTCGGTATGCCCGAACCCGGTCGTGACATTCGCCTTGGCCTGGCCATGCGGTTCTGA
- a CDS encoding ABC transporter substrate-binding protein, giving the protein MALSPFVAALLGGVLLIQAGVVQAARTVTDLADRQVSIPESVNRVILGESRYIPALAILDGDATIDRLAGILPDFEQTDPGGYAQYLERFPALAEVPKVGHASADSFSLESVLAIGADLAIFSLEGHGPGAHNRALIERLERAGVAVVFVDFRQQPLVNTPRSMALLGDVLGREQEAQRFNRFYREELARVSEVVSDIPPDNRPRVFLHSRLGLHDSCCETMVRGMMGRFIDAAGGRNVAADRVPGVSGVMNLEYLLSDPPDRYLATAIGSRKYQVSDADQPYVMLGAGVDGPMARESFRRATDRPGLRALEPIREQRAMAIWHHFYNTPMNVVAVQALARWLHPEALSELDPEQTLETFYREFQPVPLDGRYWITLGEETL; this is encoded by the coding sequence ATGGCATTGTCACCGTTTGTCGCCGCCCTGCTGGGCGGCGTTCTTCTGATCCAGGCTGGCGTGGTCCAGGCGGCGAGAACCGTCACGGACCTGGCCGACCGGCAGGTGTCCATCCCCGAGTCCGTGAACCGGGTGATACTGGGTGAGAGCCGCTATATACCGGCGCTGGCGATTCTGGACGGCGATGCAACGATTGATCGCCTGGCCGGCATATTGCCGGATTTCGAACAGACCGACCCCGGTGGTTATGCCCAGTATCTGGAACGCTTTCCCGCATTGGCGGAGGTGCCCAAGGTGGGGCATGCATCTGCCGACAGTTTCAGTCTGGAATCGGTGCTGGCCATCGGGGCCGACCTGGCCATCTTCAGCCTGGAGGGCCATGGTCCCGGCGCCCACAACAGGGCGTTGATTGAGCGCCTTGAGCGGGCTGGCGTGGCGGTCGTGTTTGTCGATTTCCGACAGCAGCCCCTGGTCAATACACCCCGAAGTATGGCCCTGCTGGGAGATGTGCTTGGCCGAGAGCAGGAGGCGCAGAGGTTCAACCGTTTCTACCGGGAGGAGCTTGCACGGGTCAGTGAGGTGGTATCTGACATCCCTCCGGACAACCGGCCCAGGGTGTTTCTCCACAGCCGGTTAGGCCTGCATGACAGCTGCTGCGAAACCATGGTCCGGGGAATGATGGGGCGCTTCATTGACGCCGCGGGCGGGCGCAATGTGGCGGCAGACCGGGTGCCCGGGGTTTCCGGTGTGATGAATCTGGAGTATCTGCTCAGTGACCCTCCCGATCGCTATCTGGCCACGGCCATTGGTTCGCGCAAGTACCAGGTGTCCGACGCGGATCAGCCCTATGTGATGCTGGGGGCAGGTGTTGATGGGCCGATGGCCCGCGAGTCGTTCCGCCGAGCGACGGATCGGCCCGGGCTTCGGGCCCTGGAGCCAATCCGGGAGCAGCGGGCCATGGCGATCTGGCATCACTTCTATAACACACCGATGAACGTGGTAGCGGTTCAGGCGCTGGCTCGCTGGCTGCACCCGGAGGCGCTGTCTGAACTGGACCCGGAGCAAACCCTGGAAACCTTTTACCGGGAGTTTCAACCGGTGCCCCTGGATGGCCGTTACTGGATCACGCTTGGCGAGGAAACGCTATGA
- a CDS encoding FecCD family ABC transporter permease: MTSPSAGAAANRTGTPADGGLASQYRRFVFRRVLCLAGLVTAAVAALLVDIASGPAMLGLLDVIRGLLNPESLNAGTRVIIQDIRVPYALMAVVVGACLGLAGAEMQTVLNNPLASPFTLGVGAAATLGASLVIAFNISVLGLAAHVLLPLSAFVFAAAASLLILVLSRSLGASVHAVVLFGIALLFGINAVVGLIQFMADAESVQQIVFWTMGSLARASLDKVAIVALVLAVCLPFSLRNAWAMTLLRSGEEQARSLGIRVERMRLVVLMRVSLLTAAAMCFVGEIGFIGLVAPHIARLMLGEDHRFLLPGSALAGAVLLSLSSIASKLLVPGVVLPVGIVTALVGIPLFITLIIGRSRRAAL, translated from the coding sequence ATGACGTCGCCGAGTGCAGGCGCTGCCGCCAACCGGACAGGCACGCCGGCGGATGGCGGGCTGGCGAGCCAGTACCGCCGTTTTGTGTTCCGGCGGGTACTGTGTCTGGCCGGTCTGGTGACTGCGGCGGTGGCTGCTTTGCTGGTGGACATCGCCTCGGGGCCGGCCATGCTGGGTTTGCTGGACGTGATTCGCGGGCTGTTGAATCCTGAAAGCCTTAATGCCGGCACCCGGGTGATCATTCAGGACATCCGGGTGCCCTACGCGTTGATGGCGGTGGTGGTAGGCGCCTGCCTGGGCCTGGCCGGCGCCGAGATGCAGACCGTACTGAACAACCCCCTGGCCAGCCCGTTTACCCTGGGCGTCGGCGCGGCTGCCACCCTGGGGGCGTCGCTGGTTATCGCCTTCAATATCTCGGTATTGGGGTTGGCGGCCCATGTGCTGTTGCCGCTGTCGGCCTTTGTGTTCGCTGCGGCCGCCTCGTTACTGATTCTGGTACTGTCACGTAGCCTGGGCGCTTCGGTGCATGCGGTGGTGCTGTTCGGTATTGCCCTGTTATTCGGTATCAACGCGGTGGTGGGACTGATCCAGTTCATGGCCGACGCCGAGTCGGTCCAGCAGATTGTATTCTGGACCATGGGCAGCCTGGCCAGGGCCAGTCTGGACAAAGTGGCTATCGTGGCCCTGGTGCTGGCGGTGTGCCTGCCGTTTTCCCTTCGTAATGCCTGGGCCATGACCCTGCTGCGCAGTGGTGAAGAGCAGGCCCGCAGTCTGGGCATCCGGGTGGAGCGCATGCGCCTGGTGGTGCTGATGCGGGTGAGCCTGTTGACGGCGGCGGCCATGTGTTTCGTTGGGGAAATCGGTTTTATAGGCCTGGTGGCACCCCACATTGCCCGGTTGATGCTGGGGGAAGATCACCGTTTCCTGCTGCCGGGCAGCGCCCTGGCCGGGGCCGTCCTGCTGTCGTTGTCATCCATCGCCAGCAAGCTGCTGGTGCCGGGAGTGGTATTGCCGGTGGGGATTGTGACCGCCCTGGTAGGTATCCCGCTGTTTATCACGCTGATCATCGGCCGCAGCAGGAGGGCTGCGTTGTGA
- a CDS encoding ABC transporter ATP-binding protein: MTLKLQSVTAGYRNRSVFTGLTMPEIPAGSLVAVVGPNAVGKSTLLKSIAGLLPIAGTMTFAGENLAAITAHQRIRRVGYLPQPLPQAIPLVAYETVFSACRSARGDWSREETELAIEEIFDTLGIRQLALRRLSEMSGGQRQMVGLAQVLVRQTPLMLLDEPTSALDLHWQLNVLNAVRDATSRTGSIALVASHDLNLALRYCDQVLVLSPGGQAVLGSPAQVLTPELLAKTYGIEARIEQCSRGHPIVLADRPLSASVN, from the coding sequence GTGACCCTGAAACTGCAATCCGTGACCGCCGGCTACCGGAACCGATCCGTCTTCACCGGACTTACCATGCCCGAGATACCCGCGGGCTCACTGGTGGCCGTGGTTGGCCCTAATGCCGTGGGTAAGTCCACGCTGCTGAAATCCATTGCCGGCCTGCTGCCGATTGCCGGCACCATGACCTTTGCCGGGGAAAACCTGGCGGCGATTACCGCCCACCAGCGCATTCGTCGTGTCGGCTACCTGCCCCAACCACTGCCCCAGGCCATTCCCCTGGTGGCCTACGAAACTGTGTTCAGCGCCTGCCGCTCTGCTCGCGGCGACTGGTCCCGGGAAGAGACCGAGCTGGCGATTGAAGAGATCTTCGACACCCTGGGTATCCGGCAACTGGCGCTTCGGCGGCTGTCGGAAATGTCTGGTGGTCAGCGCCAGATGGTAGGGCTGGCCCAGGTTCTGGTGCGCCAGACGCCATTGATGCTGCTGGACGAGCCCACCAGCGCTCTGGATCTGCACTGGCAGCTCAACGTGCTCAACGCAGTGCGTGACGCCACCAGCCGGACCGGCTCGATTGCCTTGGTGGCCAGCCATGATCTCAATCTGGCCCTGCGCTATTGCGACCAGGTTCTGGTGTTGTCTCCCGGCGGCCAGGCCGTGCTGGGCTCCCCGGCCCAGGTACTGACGCCGGAGCTGCTGGCCAAAACCTATGGTATCGAAGCCCGAATCGAACAATGCTCTCGTGGACACCCCATCGTGCTGGCGGATCGTCCGCTATCCGCCAGTGTTAACTGA
- a CDS encoding DUF2218 domain-containing protein has translation MPTMNAQVASTDPGRLINRLCKHFRHKIEAEWSETDGRLTFSIGECRLEAADGKLLMRCQSPTETELEELGQVVASHLIRFAGDEVDEVHWS, from the coding sequence ATGCCAACCATGAACGCCCAAGTGGCCAGCACCGATCCCGGTCGCCTGATCAATCGCCTGTGCAAACACTTTCGCCACAAGATTGAGGCTGAGTGGAGCGAGACTGATGGCAGGCTGACTTTCTCCATTGGCGAATGCCGGCTCGAAGCAGCAGACGGTAAGTTGCTTATGCGGTGCCAGTCACCCACCGAGACAGAGCTGGAGGAACTGGGCCAGGTGGTAGCTTCCCACCTCATCCGCTTTGCCGGCGATGAGGTGGATGAGGTTCATTGGAGTTAG